CAACCACAAACCTTTTGCCATAGGTTACACTTAACACCAATTCAGAAGACAAAAAGAAAGGAAAAACGATGTATCTGAATTATCAATATATAATTCGGTAGGTTAAGAAAAGAAGTGTGAATATGAAAATAAGGATTATATATTAAAGTGATGGGGGCAAGGTGGCGGAGGAGGAAGCAAAAGAGAAGATCTCGTCAAGTGTCCCCTTTACCGAGTCTCTGTAGTGAAAGTCTTGTTGCTTGGAGTTGTCCATAGATATGATCTCTGCTTCGTTCATAGAGAGCTGAGGGAAATCTTGGAGCTGTAGAGGAGGATGGCTGGGAAGCTGAGGGTAGTTTTCACAAAATGTATCATGATCGTCGAGAAAAGAAGACGAGAAATGAAGGGCAAAAATGGATGAGCTGTTAGCTTCATCTAAAAGGATCCCTTGAGTGAGCTCTGATGAGGATGTCTCCGCTGATGCTATTTTTAAGCTTTCCACTTCCTCGCTTTCTCTTTCCATCCTCTCCCCATCATACTTTTTCCACTTCTTCTTCTCTTCTTCCTCCTCTTTCCCAACACTAGTACTCATCTCTTCTCCTTTCCTCTTTGGAATTTGTATATTCTTCTTAAACACACGGCACAATGCATACGATTCCTGTTTTACGTTGCATTATCAGAACTAGTAATATTATATGATGAATATATAGCTCGAGCACTGGAAAAAAAAACAAGTATTACCTGGATGGAAGGGGAGGAAGTAGGGTAAGTGAGACGATATTCATGCATCACCCAATTAGTACGAAGGCCATGAGGAGCCCTTCCTCGGTAATAAACGAGCGTCTTCTTCATCCCCATCTTCATCTTCTTTGATTCTACTACACGGTCTTTCCCTGTTGCTTTCCAGTAACCCGCTCGGGTCGCACGGTTTGTCCTAGACCCATTTGGATACTTTTTATCCCTTGTGCTGTAAAAGTACCATTCCATGTCGTTCCCCGGCAAAAATGACTTCTCTGTTCATCGTTATTGAATTATATATATATGATTAATTAAGGGTTTTTGAAACACCTCCATCTTGTATATGAATGTAAGTGCAAATGAATATCAAATTTATATAGCACTAGCTAGGTGTGGTCAATGATCTTATTGTGAGAGAAAGAGAGAGAGCGAGAGAGTACATGTATGTATACGTACCAGGCAAATCCCATGGCTCGCATTTATAGAGATCAACTTCGGGGATGATCTCAAGCTCAATGGTTCGGCCGTTGACCTTCCTGTCCAGATAGTATGCCACTAGCTCTTCGTCTGTTGGATGAAACCTGAAACCTGGAGGCAAACTCATCGGCGCCATTCAAAGTAGATATGAGAGAGGGAGGGAGATAGATGGGGGAGTATAGCTACAGTTACTGATTTTTACGTACAACATACGAAGGAGGCTGTATATATAAATAAATGGGAGAAAATGATATGGGAATGTGTAAAAGTTTAGCAATGGATTGGCCTCTTGTGAAAAATCAATATTTTGTCTTACTTTGGATTTGCTTTTTGGTCAGTATATGTCATCGCAATTACATTCAGTTATAATTTACAATTTACTAATAATTATGAAAAAAACAAACATTGAAGTCTGCCTTTTAAATATTCTGTAAGTGTGAAACACAAGTAGGAAAGACGGAAAAGGTTAGGAAGATGGCCCCATATATCCGATCTCGTATGTTCATGTATTACGCTACATACAAATTACGAGCTCACCGCACAATCATCTCTATCTACTGTGGTAATCCTGGTGAGACCTTAACGTGGTTCATAGAGCTAGCTACACTACAAAAAAACACACCGAATTCCGACGGAGGTTCCGACGGACACCAAGGTCGTCGGACATTTGCGACGGAATACTGACAAATTTCCGACCAAATCCAAAAAAATGAAGTCGTCGGAATTCCGTCAGCCATTTCCGACGGAATTCCGACGACATACGGTTCGTCGGAATTTTCCGACGACTTTTCGACGACATTCCGATAAAAAATGTAACCGTTGTAGTCGTCGGAAGTTCGTCGGTATATTCCGACGGAATTCCGACGACATTCCGATTAACAGCAAAGTCGTCGGAATTCCATCGGTATTTTCCGACGGAATTCCGACGAACCATGTGACCGTTGCCGACAAATACATATGACCGTTGTATAGCCGTTTGGGATTGGACAATTCCGACGGAATTCCGACGGACTTCTTTACATCCGTCGGAATTTCGTCGGAAAGTCGTCGGAGGTCCGTANNNNNNNNNNNNNNNNNNNNNNNNNNNNNNNNNNNNNNNNNNNNNNNNNNNNNNNNNNNNNNNNNNNNNNNNNNNNNNNNNNNNNNNNNNNNNNNNNNNNNNNNNNNNNNNNNNNNNNNNNNNNNNNNNNNNNNNNNNNNNNNNNNNNNNNNNNNNNNNNNNNNNNNNNNNNNNNNNNNNNNNNNNNNNNNNNNNNNNNNNNNNNNNNNNNNNNNNNNNNNNNNNNNNNNNNNNNNNNNNNNNNNNNNNNNNNNNNNNNNNNNNNNNNNNNNNNNNNNNNNNNNNNNNNNNNNNNNNNNNNNNNNNNNNNNNNNNNNNNNNNNNNNNNNNNNNNNNNNNNNNNNNNNNNNNNNNNNNNNNNNNNNNNNNNNNNNNNNNNNNNNNNNNNNNNNNNNNNNNNNNNNNNNNNNNNNNNNNNNNNNNNNNNNNNNNNNNNNNNNNNNNNNNNNNNNNNNNNNNNNNNNNNNNNNNNNNNNNNNNNNNNNNNNNNNNNNNNNNNNNNNNNNNNNNNNNNNNNNNNNNNNNNNNNNNNNNNNNNNNNNNNNNNNNNNNNNNNNNNNNNNNNNNNNNNNNNNNNNNNNNNNNNNNNNNNNNNNNNNNNNNNNNNNNNNNNNNNNNNNNNNNNNNNNNNNNNNNNNNNNNNNNNNNNNNNNNNNNNNNNNNNNNNNNNNNNNNNNNNNNNNNNNNNNNNNNNNNNNNNNNNNNNNNNNNNNNNNNNNNNNNNNNNNNNNNNNNNNNNNNNNNNNNNNNNNNNNNNNNNNNNNNNNNNNNNNNNNNNNNNNNNNNNNNNNNNNNNNNNNNNNNNNNNNNNNNNNNNNNNNNNNNNNNNNNNNNNNNNNNNNNNNNNNNNNNNNNNNNNNNNNNNNNNNNNNNNNNNNNNNNNNNNNNNNNNNNNNNNNNNNNNNNNNNNNNNNNNNNNNNNNNNNNNNNNNNNNNNNNNNNNNNNNNNNNNNNNNNNNNNNNNNNNNNNNNNNNNNNNNNNNNNNNNNNNNNNNNNNNNNNNNNNNNNNNNNNNNNNNNNNNNNNNNNNNNNNNNNNNNNNNNNNNNNNNNNNNNNNNNNNNNNNNNNNNNNNNNNNNNNNNNNNNNNNNNNNNNNNNNNNNNNNNNNNNNNNNNNNNNNNNNNNNNNNNNNNNNNNNNNNNNNNNNNNNNNNNNNNNNNNNNNNNNNNNNNNNNNNNNNNNNNNNNNNNNNNNNNNNNNNNNNNNNNNNNNNNNNNNNNNNNNNNNNNNNNNNNNNNNNNNNNNNNNNNNNNNNNNNNNNNNNNNNNNNNNNNNNNNNNNNNNNNNNNNNNNNNNNNNNNNNNNNNNNNNNNNNNNNNNNNNNNNNNNNNNNNNNNNNNNNNNNNNNNNNNNNNNNNNNNNNNNNNNNNNNNNNNNNNNNNNNNNNNNNNNNNNNNNNNNNNNNNNNNNNNNNNNNNNNNNNNNNNNNNNNNNNNNNNNNNNNNNNNNNNNNNNNNNNNNNNNNNNNNNNNNNNNNNNNNNNNNNNNNNNNNNNNNNNNNNNNNNNNNNNNNNNNNNNNNNNNNNNNNNNNNNNNNNNNNNNNNNNNNNNNNNNNNNNNNNNNNNNNNNNNNNNNNNNNNNNNNNNNNNNNNNNNNNNNNNNNNNNNNNNNNNNNNNNNNNNNNNNNNNNNNNNNNNNNNNNNNNNNNNNNNNNNNNNNNNNNNNNNNNNNNNNNNNNNNNNNNNNNNNNNNNNNNNNNNNNNNNNNNNNNNNNNNNNNNNNNNNNNNNNNNNNNNNNNNNNNNNNNNNNNNNNNNNNNNNNNNNNNNNNNNNNNNNNNNNNNNNNNNNNNNNNNNNNNNNNNNNNNNNNNNNNNNNNNNNNNNNNNNNNNNNNNNNNNNNNNNNNNNNNNNNNNNNNNNNNNNNNNNNNNNNNNNNNNNNNNNNNNNNNNNNNNNNNNNNNNNNNNNNNNNNNNNNNNNNNNNNNNNNNNNNNNNNNNNNNNNNNNNNNNNNNNNNNNNNNNNNNNNNNNNNNNNNNNNNNNNNNNNNNNNNNNNNNNNNNNNNNNNNNNNNNNNNNNNNNNNNNNNNNNNNNNNNNNNNNNNNNNNNNNNNNNNNNNNNNNNNNNNNNNNNNNNNNNNNNNNNNNNNNNNNNNNNNNNNNNNNNNNNNNNNNNNNNNNNNNNNNNNNNNNNNNNNNNNNNNNNNNNNNNNNNNNNNNNNNNNNNNNNNNNNNNNNNNNNNNNNNNNNNNNNNNNNNNNNNNNNNNNNNNNNNNNNNNNNNNNNNNNNNNNNNNNNNNNNNNNNNNNNNNNNNNNNNNNNNNNNNNNNNNNNNNNNNNNNNNNNNNNNNNNNNNNNNNNNNNNNNNNNNNNNNNNNNNNNNNNNNNNNNNNNNNNNNNNNNNNNNNNNNNNNNNNNNNNNNNNNNNNNNNNNNNNNNNNNNNNNNNNNNNNNNNNNNNNNNNNNNNNNNNNNNNNNNNNNNNNNNNNNNNNNNNNNNNNNNNNNNNNNNNNNNNNNNNNNNNNNNNNNNNNNNNNNNNNNNNNNNNNNNNNNNNNNNNNNNNNNNNNNNNNNNNNNNNNNNNNNNNNNNNNNNNNNNNNNNNNNNNNNNNNNNNNNNNNNNNNNNNNNNNNNNNNNNNNNNNNNNNNNNNNNNNNNNNNNNNNNNNNNNNNNNNNNNNNNNNNNNNNNNNNNNNNNNNNNNNNNNNNNNNNNNNNNNNNNNNNNNNNNNNNNNNNNNNNNNNNNNNNNNNNNNNNNNNNNNNNNNNNNNNNNNNNNNNNNNNNNNNNNNNNNNNNNNNNNNNNNNNNNNNNNNNNNNNNNNNNNNNNNNNNNNNNNNNNNNNNNNNNNNNNNNNNNNNNNNNNNNNNNNNNNNNNNNNNNNNNNNNNNNNNNNNNNNNNNNNNNNNNNNNNNNNNNNNNNNNNNNNNNNNNNNNNNNNNNNNNNNNNNNNNNNNNNNNNNNNNNNNNNNNNNNNNNNNNNNNNNNNNNNNNNNNNNNNNNNNNNNNNNNNNNNNNNNNNNNNNNNNNNNNNNNNNNNNNNNNNNNNNNNNNNNNNNNNNNNNNNNNNNNNNNNNNNNNNNNNNNNNNNNNNNNNNNNNNNNNNNNNNNNNNNNNNNNNNNNNNNNNNNNNNNNNNNNNNNNNNNNNNNNNNNNNNNNNNNNNNNNNNNNNNNNNNNNNNNNNNNNNNNNNNNNNNNNNNNNNNNNNNNNNNNNNNNNNNNNNNNNNNNNNNNNNNNNNNNNNNNNNNNNNNNNNNNNNNNNNNNNNNNNNNNNNNNNNNNNNNNNNNNNNNNNNNNNNNNNNNNNNNNNNNNNNNNNNNNNNNNNNNNNNNNNNNNNNNNNNNNNNNNNNNNNNNNNNNNNNNNNNNNNNNNNNNNNNNNNNNNNNNNNNNNNNNNNNNNNNNNNNNNNNNNNNNNNNNNNNNNNNNNNNNNNNNNNNNNNNNNNNNNNNNNNNNNNNNNNNNNNNNNNNNNNNNNNNNNNNNNNNNNNNNNNNNNNNNNNNNNNNNNNNNNNNNNNNNNNNNNNNNNNNNNNNNNNNNNNNNNNNNNNNNNNNNNNNNNNNNNNNNNNNNNNNNNNNNNNNNNNNNNNNNNNNNNNNNNNNNNNNNNNNNNNNNNNNNNNNNNNNNNNNNNNNNNNNNNNNNNNNNNNNNNNNNNNNNNNNNNNNNNNNNNNNNNNNNNNNNNNNNNNNNNNNNNNNNNNNNNNNNNNNNNNNNNNNNNNNNNNNNNNNNNNNNNNNNNNNNNNNNNNNNNNNNNNNNNNNNNNNNNNNNNNNNNNNNNNNNNNNNNNNNNNNNNNNNNNNNNNNNNNNNNNNNNNNNNNNNNNNNNNNNNNNNNNNNNNNNNNNNNNNNNNNNNNNNNNNNNNNNNNNNNNNNNNNNNNNNNNNNNNNNNNNNNNNNNNNNNNNNNNNNNNNNNNNNNNNNNNNNNNNNNNNNNNNNNNNNNNNNNNNNNNNNNNNNNNNNNNNNNNNNNNNNNNNNNNNNNNNNNNNNNNNNNNNNNNNNNNNNNNNNNNNNNNNNNNNNNNNNNNNNNNNNNNNNNNNNNNNNNNNNNNNNNNNNNNNNNNNNNNNNNNNNNNNNNNNNNNNNNNNNNNNNNNNNNNNNNNNNNNNNNNNNNNNNNNNNNNNNNNNNNNNNNNNNNNNNNNNNNNNNNNNNNNNNNNNNNNNNNNNNNNNNNNNNNNNNNNNNNNNNNNNNNNNNNNNNNNNNNNNNNNNNNNNNNNNNNNNNNNNNNNNNNNNNNNNNNNNNNNNNNNNNNNNNNNNNNNNNNNNNNNNNNNNNNNNNNNNNNNNNNNNNNNNNNNNNNNNNNNNNNNNNNNNNNNNNNNNNNNNNNNNNNNNNNNNNNNNNNNNNNNNNNNNNNNNNNNNNNNNNNNNNNNNNNNNNNNNNNNNNNNNNNNNNNNNNNNNNNNNNNNNNNNNNNNNNNNNNNNNNNNNNNNNNNNNNNNNNNNNNNNNNNNNNNNNNNNNNNNNNNNNNNNNNNNNNNNNNNNNNNNNNNNNNNNNNNNNNNNNNNNNNNNNNNNNNNNNNNNNNNNNNNNNNNNNNNNNNNNNNNNNNNNNNNNNNNNNNNNNNNNNNNNNNNNNNNNNNNNNNNNNNNNNNNNNNNNNNNNNNNNNNNNNNNNNNNNNNNNNNNNNNNNNNNNNNNNNNNNNNNNNNNNNNNNNNNNNNNNNNNNNNNNNNNNNNNNNNNNNNNNNNNNNNNNNNNNNNNNNNNNNNNNNNNNNNNNNNNNNNNNNNNNNNNNNNNNNNNNNNNNNNNNNNNNNNNNNNNNNNNNNNNNNNNNNNNNNNNNNNNNNNNNNNNNNNNNNNNNNNNNNNNNNNNNNNNNNNNNNNNNNNNNNNNNNNNNNNNNNNNNNNNNNNNNNNNNNNNNNNNNNNNNNNNNNNNNNNNNNNNNNNNNNNNNNNNNNNNNNNNNNNNNNNNNNNNNNNNNNNNNNNNNNNNNNNNNNNNNNNNNNNNNNNNNNNNNNNNNNNNNNNNNNNNNNNNNNNNNNNNNNNNNNNNNNNNNNNNNNNNNNNNNNNNNNNNNNNNNNNNNNNNNNNNNNNNNNNNNNNNNNNNNNNNNNNNNNNNNNNNNNNNNNNNNNNNNNNNNNNNNNNNNNNNNNNNNNNNNNNNNNNNNNNNNNNNNNNNNNNNNNNNNNNNNNNNNNNNNNNNNNNNNNNNNNNNNNNNNNNNNNNNNNNNNNNNNNNNNNNNNNNN
The DNA window shown above is from Brassica oleracea var. oleracea cultivar TO1000 chromosome C3, BOL, whole genome shotgun sequence and carries:
- the LOC106331269 gene encoding NAC domain-containing protein 86-like; translation: MAPMSLPPGFRFHPTDEELVAYYLDRKVNGRTIELEIIPEVDLYKCEPWDLPEKSFLPGNDMEWYFYSTRDKKYPNGSRTNRATRAGYWKATGKDRVVESKKMKMGMKKTLVYYRGRAPHGLRTNWVMHEYRLTYPTSSPSIQESYALCRVFKKNIQIPKRKGEEMSTSVGKEEEEEKKKWKKYDGERMERESEEVESLKIASAETSSSELTQGILLDEANSSSIFALHFSSSFLDDHDTFCENYPQLPSHPPLQLQDFPQLSMNEAEIISMDNSKQQDFHYRDSVKGTLDEIFSFASSSATLPPSL